GATGGTCCGGATGTGTTTGTGCACTATTCTGCCATCGTAGGGGATGGCTACCGCACCTTGCAGGAGGGAGATGCGGTCGAGTTCGAGATCGTAGAGGGCCCGAAGGGCCCGCAATCTGCCAACGTCACGAAAATGAGCTGATCCGATATCGGAGTTGCCCACGACGGGCAGAGGTCACATCTTTCTCGCCCGCCGTTGTCTTGCCCAGCGCCTTCACCGGAGCCTTCTCCGGGTGTACTCCCGGCTTCCCTGTCCGCACCATTCCCCCCGCTGCCGGCGCGCTGAATTCGCTCTATAATCTCCCCCATGGACAACCGACAGATCGCCCGCATCCTGCGCGAGACGGCGCAATTGCTGGAAATTGACGGCGCCATCATCGGGCGTTACCGCAGCTACGAGAAAGCCGCGGAGCTGGTCGAGACGCTCCCCGAATCCATCGCCGCCCTCGTCAACGAACCGGAGAAACTCAAGGAGCTGCCGGGGATCGGCGAGCGCCTGGCCGAGCACCTGAAGGAGATCGTGGAGACGGGCGACTACAGCCTGCGCAAGAAGCTGCTGAAGAAATATCCGGAGACCCTGCTGCAAGTGCTGGACGTGCAATCACTGGGGCCAAAGAAGGTGGCGCTGCTGTGGCGGACGTTCCATGTGGCCACGGTCGCGGACGTGGGAAAGCTGGCGCGCGAGGGCAAGCTGCGCGATCTGCCGGGGTTCGGGGAAAAAAGCGAACAGAACATCCTGAAGGCCGTGGAAGTCTTCCAGAAGTCGTCAGGGCGTTTTCACCTGCACGTCGCGGAGGCCGCGGCCGCCCGGCTCGTCGCCTATATCGAAAAGGCCGGCAAGGGGGTGGCCTCGGTCGTCCCCGCGGGTTCGCTGCGCCGTGGCAAGGAGACGGTGGGCGACCTGGACCTGCTGGTAACGCTGGGCGAGGGGCATAGCGCGAAGAAACAGGTGGATGCGCTGGCCGCGCACATTCTGAAATTTCCCGGGATCGAACAGACCCTGGCGCACGGGGAAAACAAGGTCAGCTTCAGACTGGACGACGGGATGCAGGTGGACGTGCGCCTGCTGCAAAAAGAGCATTTCGGCGCGGCCCTGCTGTACTTCACCGGGTCGAAAGAGCACAACGTGGCCTTGCGGGGCCGGGCCAACGACATGGGCTACACGCTGAACGAATACGCGCTAGCGACGCTGAAGGGCGAAAAGCCCGTTGCCAGCCGCAGCGAGGAAGAGATTTACACGAAGCTGCACTTGGACTTCATCCCTCCGGAGCTGCGCGAGAACACCGGAGAGATCGCCGCGGCGGAAAAGCATCATCTGCCGAAGCTGCTGCGCCTTGCGGATATCCAGGGCGATCTGCAGATGCACACGACGGCGAGCGACGGAAAAAACTCGATCGCGGAAATGGCCGGGGCGGCGCGGGCGCTGGGCTACGCGTACATTGCCATCACCGACCACAGCAAGGCCGTGACCGTCGCGAACGGGCTGGATGAAAAACGCATGGCCGCGCACATCAAGAAGATTCATGCGGCGGACGCCGAGGGGCTGGGCCTCCGCGTCCTGGCGGGCGCGGAGGTGGACATCCTGAAGGACGGCTCGCTCGACTACAGCGAGGATTTGCTGGCGCAACTCGACGTGGTGGTCTGCTCGGTACATAGCTACATGAACCTGGAGCGCGCGGCCATGACCGAGCGGATGCTGGCGGCGATCGAGAATCCCTACACGCAGATCATCGCGCACCCCACGGGGCGGCTGCTGCTGCGCCGCGACGCCTTCGACTACGACATGGAGAAGATCCTGGAGGCCTGCGCGAAGCACGGCGTGATCATGGAGTGCAACGCCTATCCCGACCGCCTGGACCTGAAGGATGTTTATCTGCGGATGTGCAAGGAGCGCGGGGTCAAAGTAGTGATCTCCACCGACGCGCACAGCACGCTGAACCTGCCCTACATGCGCTACGGGGTGACCATGGCCCGGCGCGGCTGGCTGGAGAAGGGCGACGTCATCAATACCCTCCCGCTGGAAAAGCTGTTGGCCGCGCTGCGCGGCAAACCCGGCGCCAAAGCCCATAAGCGTGCGGCCACCCGGGGCCGCCATTAAGGGACGGATTGCGGGGAACTTTCTGCCCCGGGAGGTCGTATCTGAGAACAGGAAGCCACTTTACGAGGTGGATTGACGATGAAACTCCCGGCACCCAAGATTTCTTCCCATGCCCATTCCCTGGCCGCCTATCTGAGTCTTGCCGCGGCAGTGCTGCTGGCCGTCAGCACGCTGGCGGCGCCGGCGCAGGCCGAGGAATGGACCAAATCGTATACCGTCTCCGGACGCCCGCAGGTGCGGGTGCAGACCAACGACGGCGCGGTGCGCGTCCTTACCGCCGACAGCAAGCAGGTGGAAATCCGCGTGGAATATCACGGCTATGAACTGAACAAGAATCTGCGGATTGACAGCCGGCAGGAGGGCGGCCGCGTGGAGCTGGAGGCCCGCCTGAGCAGCCGCTTCTGCATCTTCTGCGTGAACATCAACCGCGGGCTGCGCATCGAGGTACGCATGCCGCGTAATGCCGACTTGACGGTGGAGAGCGGCGACGGCTCGGTGGAGACGCAGGCCCTCGAGGGTCACCTGGACATTCGCACCA
This sequence is a window from Terriglobia bacterium. Protein-coding genes within it:
- a CDS encoding DUF4097 domain-containing protein, with translation MKLPAPKISSHAHSLAAYLSLAAAVLLAVSTLAAPAQAEEWTKSYTVSGRPQVRVQTNDGAVRVLTADSKQVEIRVEYHGYELNKNLRIDSRQEGGRVELEARLSSRFCIFCVNINRGLRIEVRMPRNADLTVESGDGSVETQALEGHLDIRTSDGHITVQGAKGEIRLRTGDGAIEASDVDGSMEATTGDGHIRMEGRFDALSLRTGDGSIQARINAGSKMAAPWNIHTGDGSVDLTLPDGFQANLEADTRDGRISLGFPITVEGGFSTSQIHGKLNGGGQALTIHTGDGSIRLGRA
- a CDS encoding cold shock domain-containing protein, which gives rise to MQGKVKWFNNSKGYGFIGREDGPDVFVHYSAIVGDGYRTLQEGDAVEFEIVEGPKGPQSANVTKMS
- the polX gene encoding DNA polymerase/3'-5' exonuclease PolX; translation: MDNRQIARILRETAQLLEIDGAIIGRYRSYEKAAELVETLPESIAALVNEPEKLKELPGIGERLAEHLKEIVETGDYSLRKKLLKKYPETLLQVLDVQSLGPKKVALLWRTFHVATVADVGKLAREGKLRDLPGFGEKSEQNILKAVEVFQKSSGRFHLHVAEAAAARLVAYIEKAGKGVASVVPAGSLRRGKETVGDLDLLVTLGEGHSAKKQVDALAAHILKFPGIEQTLAHGENKVSFRLDDGMQVDVRLLQKEHFGAALLYFTGSKEHNVALRGRANDMGYTLNEYALATLKGEKPVASRSEEEIYTKLHLDFIPPELRENTGEIAAAEKHHLPKLLRLADIQGDLQMHTTASDGKNSIAEMAGAARALGYAYIAITDHSKAVTVANGLDEKRMAAHIKKIHAADAEGLGLRVLAGAEVDILKDGSLDYSEDLLAQLDVVVCSVHSYMNLERAAMTERMLAAIENPYTQIIAHPTGRLLLRRDAFDYDMEKILEACAKHGVIMECNAYPDRLDLKDVYLRMCKERGVKVVISTDAHSTLNLPYMRYGVTMARRGWLEKGDVINTLPLEKLLAALRGKPGAKAHKRAATRGRH